The proteins below come from a single Natrinema sp. SYSU A 869 genomic window:
- a CDS encoding inorganic diphosphatase, producing the protein MVNLWEDLETGPNPPEEIYAVVECLKGERNKYEYDKDVPGVVLDRVLHSNVHYPSDYGFIPQSYYDDEDPFDVLVLVEDQTFPGCIIEARPVALMKMDDDGEQDDKVIAVPSEDPRYDHIDDLDDITQQQLDEIDEFFATYKNLEEGKEVETQGWEDKQAAYDAIEHAQDLYDENF; encoded by the coding sequence ACCTCGAGACTGGACCGAATCCGCCAGAAGAGATCTACGCCGTCGTGGAGTGTCTCAAGGGCGAGCGCAACAAGTACGAGTACGACAAGGACGTGCCTGGCGTCGTCTTAGACCGCGTGCTTCACAGCAACGTGCACTATCCGAGCGACTACGGCTTCATTCCGCAGTCGTACTACGACGACGAGGACCCCTTCGACGTGCTCGTGCTCGTCGAGGATCAGACGTTCCCCGGCTGCATCATCGAGGCCCGTCCCGTCGCGCTGATGAAGATGGACGACGACGGCGAACAGGACGACAAGGTCATCGCCGTCCCAAGCGAGGATCCGCGCTACGATCACATCGACGATCTCGACGATATCACCCAGCAGCAACTCGACGAGATCGACGAGTTCTTCGCGACCTACAAGAATCTCGAAGAAGGCAAGGAAGTCGAGACGCAGGGGTGGGAGGACAAGCAGGCAGCCTACGATGCGATCGAGCACGCCCAGGATCTCTACGACGAGAACTTCTAG